In Ipomoea triloba cultivar NCNSP0323 chromosome 15, ASM357664v1, one genomic interval encodes:
- the LOC116006650 gene encoding LOW QUALITY PROTEIN: OBERON-like protein (The sequence of the model RefSeq protein was modified relative to this genomic sequence to represent the inferred CDS: deleted 1 base in 1 codon) produces the protein MGMSSGSHFNHQASPKMLPPRQQPRPGGLQTNLSLVSSDACGSPNLQERGSNSDQVRESPSESASSRETWPTPDALVGKKMDKEKEKENGFAENSVVRHLSSSDKMSLQDVARERVDLIADRMQHLPDEYLEKFKFELRALLEGLGGSQHRDEFLFLQKLVQNRGDLTDKTLIMAHRAQLEILVAIKTGIQAFLHPSVSLSQASLIDIFLYKRCRNIACGGVLPAEDCACEVCSKKNGFCNLCMCVICNKFDFEVNTCRWIGCDLCSHWTHTDCAIQNRLIGMGPSVKTGSGSAEMIFRCRACNRTSELLGWVRDVFQHCAPTWDREAFIREFDYVSRIFRGSEDPRGLKLFWKCEELIDKLKSGAAEPMACKVILSFFQELEVDASKSQEGDEVGRLIAPQEAFTRIADVVQEAIRKMEMVAEEKMRMVKKARLAFEACDQELKDKAREVDALKMDRQRKKQQIDELESIVRLKQAEAEMFDLKASEARREAERLQRIALAKTEKSEEDYASRYLKQRLSEAEAEKQYLFEKIKLQESSRASHAGGSDPSQVMMYSKIQDLLKNM, from the exons ATGGGAATGTCTTCTGGGTCTCACTTTAATCACCAAGCTTCTCCAAAAATGCTGCCACCTCGCCAACAACCTCGGCCTGGTGGGTTACAGACTAATTTATCCTTAGTCTCATCTGATGCTTGTGGGTCTCCTAACCTTCAAGAACGCGGCTCAAACTCTGATCAGGTTCGTGAATCCCCCTCTGAAAGTGCTAGTTCTCGTGAAACATGGCCCACACCTGATGCTTTGGTTGGGAAGAAAATGGACaaggagaaagagaaagagaatgGCTTCGCTGAGAATTCTGTTGTCCGCCACTTATCAAGCTCAGATAAGATGTCTCTTCAAGATGTTGCCCGAGAACGGGTGGATTTAATAGCAGATAGAATGCAACATCTCCCAGATGAGTATCTAGAGAAGTTCAAATTTGAACTCCGTGCTCTTCTTGAAGGACTGGGTGGTTCTCAGCATAGAGATGAATTCCTATTTTTACAGAAACTAGTTCAGAATAGGGGTGATTTGACAGATAAAACATTGATTATGGCTCACAGAGCCCAGCTAGAAATCCTAGTAGCTATTAAGACTGGCATTCAGGCATTTCTACATCCAAGTGTCAGCCTCTCGCAAGCTTCTCTAATTGATATTTTCTTGTACAAGAGATGTAGAAACATAGCTTGTGGAGGTGTCCTTCCAGCAGAGGACTGTGCTTGTGAAGTTTGCTCCAAGAAGAATGGTTTCTGCAATCTTTGCATGTGTGTGATCTGTAACAAGTTTGATTTTGAGGTCAACACATGCCGATGGATTGGTTGTGATCTATGTTCCCATTGGACTCATACCGATTGTGCTATTCAAAATAGGCTGATTGGAATGGGCCCCTCTGTGAAAACTGGGAGTGGCTCAGCTGAAATGATTTTCAGGTGCCGAGCCTGCAACAGGACATCTGAATTATTAGGTTGGGTGAGAGATGTTTTCCAGCACTGTGCACCAACCTGGGATAGGGAAGCTTTTATAAGAGAATTTGATTATGTTAGTAGAATATTCCGTGGAAGTGAGGATCCTAGAGGCTTGAAATTATTTTGGAAGTGTGAGGAACTTATTGATAAGCTGAAAAGTGGTGCTGCTGAGCCTATGGCATGTAAagttattttgtcattttttcaaG AGCTTGAGGTGGATGCATCTAAGAGTCAAGAAGGAGATGAGGTAGGGCGTTTGATAGCTCCACAGGAAGCGTTCACGAGGATTGCTGATGTTGTACAGGAAGCCATTAGAAAAATGGAAATGGTAGCTGAGGAGAAGATGCGGATGGTAAAGAAAGCTCGTCTGGCTTTTGAAGCATGTGATCAGGAGCTCAAGGATAAAGCCCGGGAAGTGGATGCACTGAAGATGGATAGGCAGAGGAAGAAGCAGCAGATTGATGAGCTCGAAAGCATTGTAAGGCTTAAACAGGCAGAGGCTGAAATGTTCGACCTGAAGGCCAGTGAGGCGAGACGAGAAGCTGAGAGGCTACAGAGGATTGCACTTGCCAAGACCGAGAAGTCCGAAGAGGACTATGCTAGCAGGTATCTCAAGCAAAGATTGAGCGAGGCTGAAGCCGAGAAGCAGTATTTGTTCGAGAAAATCAAGCTTCAGGAAAGCTCGAGGGCTTCACAT GCTGGGGGAAGTGACCCATCCCAGGTGATGATGTATTCTAAGATTCAAGATTTGCTTAAGAACATGTAA